The following coding sequences are from one Amphiprion ocellaris isolate individual 3 ecotype Okinawa chromosome 19, ASM2253959v1, whole genome shotgun sequence window:
- the LOC111582397 gene encoding gastrula zinc finger protein XlCGF57.1-like isoform X2 produces the protein MSSIQQLRVLINQRLVAAAEEIFEAVRKTIAGYEEELLLSRQELRRHRGTLKIEFKPELHPDRVADQPQLALSVWDEDFPSDQQLEWSSSLDQDQQAAPQEKQEENQEENQQAAPQENQEANQEENQEKNQKKNPEENQEELEEDSTIRFIFTHQSSSPSAKADEGEPLPSTSAEQDQEKTDDDDDDAASIGSSTANSDEDWRASMDSQSEDSDSKRDKTKKKKVPRLPMVPKQLLNKQNKSRISCKVCSKAFHAIVSLVNHMEVHSKDVCGVCGERFDDDESFRIHLKTHVKAEICSLCGKCFGGLSSLETHMRIHTGEKPFNCSECGKSFNCRHNMMRHIRIHTGERPYTCTVCRKSFNDYSTLKRHLMVHIRKINQNPNNTDENDNDDKKIKAPSLKTTQSRTMCEVCGKMFHSLVSLVNHAKSHATDLCGVCGTHFESEENLKLHLKTHKNGKVCEVCGKCFDSQGSLEMHMRIHTGEKPFLCSECGKSFNCRHNMTRHIRTHTGEKPYLCNVCGRSFSDHTSLKQHSSTHSGEKPHRCDVCGKGFHRKTYVRLHMKSHTTKK, from the exons ATGtccagcatccagcagctcCGGGTCCTGATCAACCAGCGGCTGGTGGCAGCGGCGGAGGAGATCTTCGAGGCGGTGAGGAAGACCATCGCGGGCTAcgaggaggagctgctgctctCCCGCCAGGAGCTGCGGAGGCACCGCGGGACGCTGAAGATCGAGTTCAAGCCCGAACTGCACCCCGACAGAGTGGCAG aCCAGCCTCAACTCGCTCTGTCAGTCTGGGACGAGGACTTTCCGTCTGATCAGCAGCTGGAGTGGAGCTCCAGTCTGGACCAGGACCAGCAGGCAGCTCCTcaggagaagcaggaggagaaccaggaggagaaCCAGCAGGCGGCTCCTCAGGAGAACCAGGAGGCGAAccaggaggagaaccaggagaagaaccagaagaagaacccggaggagaaccaggaggagctggaggaggacagCACCATCCGGTTCATCTTCACACACCAGTCCAGCTCTCCCAGCGCCAAAGCCGATGAAGGAGAACCTCTACCGAGCACCTCAGCCGAGCAGGACCAGGAGAAGACcgacgacgatgatgatgatgccgcTTCCATCGGTTCCTCTACAGCCAACAGCGACGAGGACTGGAGGGCCAGCATGGATTCCCAGAGCGAAGACAGCGACAGCAAGAGGGACAAGacgaagaaaaagaaagttCCTCGCCTGCCGATGGTGCCGAAGCAGCTCctgaacaaacagaacaaatcccGGATCAGCTGTAAAGTGTGCAGTAAAGCCTTCCACGCCATCGTCTCTCTGGTGAACCACATGGAGGTTCACTCCAAGGACGTGTGTGGCGTCTGCGGCGAACGCTTTGACGACGACGAGAGCTTCAGGATTCACCTCAAGACTCATGTGAAAGCAGAAATCTGCAGCTTGTGCGGGAAATGTTTTGGTGGCTTGAGTTCTCTGGAGACGCACATGAGGATCCACACGGGGGAGAAACCGTTCAACTGCAGCGAGTGTGGGAAGTCCTTCAACTGTCGCCACAATATGATGCGACACATCCGGATACACACCGGAGAGAGACCGTACACCTGCACCGTCTGCAGGAAGTCCTTCAACGACTACTCCACTTTGAAACGCCACCTGATGGTTCACATTCGCAAGATCAACCAGAACCCAAACAATACAGACGAAAATGACAACGATGACAAGAAGATCAAGGCGCCGTCACTGAAAACGACACAGTCCCGCACCATGTGTGAAGTGTGTGGGAAAATGTTCCACTCCCTCGTTTCTCTGGTCAATCACGCCAAAAGTCACGCCACGGACCTCTGCGGTGTTTGTGGGACGCATTTCGAGTCGGAGGAAAATTTGAAACTTCATCTGAAAACTCACAAAAATGGGAAAGTGTGCGAAGTGTGCGGCAAGTGTTTTGACAGTCAGGGCAGCCTGGAGATGCACATGAGGATCCACACGGGGGAGAAACCGTTCCTGTGCAGCGAGTGCGGGAAGTCCTTTAACTGTCGACACAACATGACTCGACACATCCGGACACACACGGGGGAGAAACCGTACCTCTGCAACGTCTGCGGCCGCTCATTCAGTGACCACACCAGTCTGAAgcaacacagcagcacacacagcgGAGAGAAACCGCATCGCTGTGACGTCTGTGGAAAAGGTTTCCACCGAAAGACGTACGTCAGGCTGCACATGAAGAGCCACACGACTAAGAAGTGA
- the gig2e gene encoding grass carp reovirus (GCRV)-induced gene 2e, translating into MQYQWAEDDFLPVGVLRLESESPVRHRRYVMYHGTTRKNAQSIMASGFRQSAGGMLGRGVYLSRDLQKASRYPLKYPDWDKVVLKVVVNVGEVVVINYQHHPLQKTWHDAGYDTAWVPPNCGMVPSGLEENCVWDPNRIQIIKAIEPQPVPHGYGAYGYNTATQTEMQYQWAEDDFLPVGVIRLETESPQNDKTYVMYHGTTRKNAQSIIKSGFQQSADGMLGQGVYLSRDLQKASRYPLEEREHNRVVLKVRVNVGEVVVINYQHHPLQKTWHDAGYDTAWVPPNCGMVKSGLEENCVWDPKRIKIIKAIEPQPVPHEMQYQWAEDDFLPDGVFRLETESPQNDKTYVMYHGTTRKNAQSIMASGFRQSADGMLGRGVYLSRDPKKASRYPLNYPDWDKVVLKVRVNVGEVVVINKQHHPLQKTWHDAGYDTAWVPPNCGMVPSGLEEDCVWDPNQITNIQVLGRNAFPVHAPFPVHAPFPVHAPFPVHAPFPVHAPFPVHAPFPVHAPFSVQTLFRVQAPFPVQALFPVQAKVQGPIPGPCFCRCGICGYK; encoded by the exons ATGCAGTACCAGTGGGCTGAAGATGACTTTCTGCCAGTGGGGGTGCTTCGACTGGAGAGTGAAAGTCCTGTTAGACACAGAAGATACGTCATGTACCACGGCACCACCAGAAAGAATGCTCAGAGCATCATGGCGTCAGGCTTTCGACAGTCTGCAGGCGGGATGCTCGGTCGAGGCGTCTACCTCAGCAGAGACCTGCAGAAAGCGAGCCGCTATCCCCTGAAATACCCTGACTGGGACAAGGTCGTCCTTAAGGTTGTGGTGAATGTGGGAGAAGTGGTTGTCATCAACTATCAGCACCACCCGCTTCAGAAGACCTGGCATGATGCAGGATATGACACCGCCTGGGTGCCGCCCAACTGTGGGATGGTGCCGAGCGGCTTGGAGGAGAATTGTGTCTGGGATCCTAACAGAATCCAGATCATCAAAGCCATTGAACCACAGCCAGTGCCACATGGCTATGGTGCATATGGCTACAA CACAGCGACTCAAACAG aaatgcagtacCAGTGGGCTGAAGACGACTTTCTGCCAGTGGGGGTGATTCGACTGGAAACTGAAAGTCCTCAGAATGACAAAACCTACGTCATGTACCACGGCACCACCAGAAAGAATGCTCAGAGCATCATCAAGTCAGGTTTTCAACAGTCTGCAGACGGGATGCTCGGTCAAGGTGTCTACCTCAGCAGAGACCTGCAGAAAGCGAGCCGCTATCCCCTGGAAGAACGAGAGCATAACAGGGTCGTCCTTAAGGTTAGGGTCAATGTGGGAGAAGTGGTTGTTATCAACTATCAGCACCACCCGCTTCAGAAGACCTGGCATGATGCAGGATATGACACCGCCTGGGTGCCGCCCAACTGTGGGATGGTGAAGAGCGGCCTGGAGGAGAATTGTGTCTGGGATCCTAAACGAATCAAGATCATCAAAGCCATTGAACCACAGCCAGTGCCACATG AGATGCAGTACCAGTGGGCTGAAGACGACTTTCTGCCAGATGGGGTGTTTCGCCTGGAAACTGAAAGTCCTCAGAATGACAAAACCTACGTCATGTACCACGGCACCACCAGAAAGAATGCTCAGAGCATCATGGCCTCAGGCTTTCGACAGTCTGCAGATGGGATGCTCGGTCGAGGCGTCTACCTCAGCAGAGACCCAAAAAAAGCGAGCCGCTATCCCCTGAACTACCCTGACTGGGACAAGGTCGTCCTTAAGGTTAGGGTCAATGTGGGAGAAGTGGTTGTAATCAATAAACAGCACCACCCGCTTCAGAAGACCTGGCATGATGCAGGATACGACACCGCCTGGGTGCCGCCCAACTGTGGGATGGTGCCGAGCGGCCTGGAGGAGGATTGTGTCTGGGATCCAAACCAAATCACAAACATTCAAGTCCTCGGACGAAATGCATTCCCAGTCCATGCCCCATTCCCAGTCCATGCCCCATTCCCAGTCCATGCCCCATTCCCAGTCCATGCCCCATTCCCAGTCCATGCCCCATTCCCAGTCCATGCCCCATTCCCAGTCCATGCCCCGTTCTCAGTCCAAACCCTGTTCCGAGTCCAAGCGCCGTTCCCAGTCCAAGCCCTGTTCCCAGTCCAAGCTAAAGTCCAAGGCCCAATACCAGGCCCATGTTTCTGTAGATGTGGTATATGTGGCTACAAGTGA
- the LOC111582397 gene encoding gastrula zinc finger protein XlCGF57.1-like isoform X1, which produces MSSIQQLRVLINQRLVAAAEEIFEAVRKTIAGYEEELLLSRQELRRHRGTLKIEFKPELHPDRVAADQPQLALSVWDEDFPSDQQLEWSSSLDQDQQAAPQEKQEENQEENQQAAPQENQEANQEENQEKNQKKNPEENQEELEEDSTIRFIFTHQSSSPSAKADEGEPLPSTSAEQDQEKTDDDDDDAASIGSSTANSDEDWRASMDSQSEDSDSKRDKTKKKKVPRLPMVPKQLLNKQNKSRISCKVCSKAFHAIVSLVNHMEVHSKDVCGVCGERFDDDESFRIHLKTHVKAEICSLCGKCFGGLSSLETHMRIHTGEKPFNCSECGKSFNCRHNMMRHIRIHTGERPYTCTVCRKSFNDYSTLKRHLMVHIRKINQNPNNTDENDNDDKKIKAPSLKTTQSRTMCEVCGKMFHSLVSLVNHAKSHATDLCGVCGTHFESEENLKLHLKTHKNGKVCEVCGKCFDSQGSLEMHMRIHTGEKPFLCSECGKSFNCRHNMTRHIRTHTGEKPYLCNVCGRSFSDHTSLKQHSSTHSGEKPHRCDVCGKGFHRKTYVRLHMKSHTTKK; this is translated from the exons ATGtccagcatccagcagctcCGGGTCCTGATCAACCAGCGGCTGGTGGCAGCGGCGGAGGAGATCTTCGAGGCGGTGAGGAAGACCATCGCGGGCTAcgaggaggagctgctgctctCCCGCCAGGAGCTGCGGAGGCACCGCGGGACGCTGAAGATCGAGTTCAAGCCCGAACTGCACCCCGACAGAGTGGCAG cagaCCAGCCTCAACTCGCTCTGTCAGTCTGGGACGAGGACTTTCCGTCTGATCAGCAGCTGGAGTGGAGCTCCAGTCTGGACCAGGACCAGCAGGCAGCTCCTcaggagaagcaggaggagaaccaggaggagaaCCAGCAGGCGGCTCCTCAGGAGAACCAGGAGGCGAAccaggaggagaaccaggagaagaaccagaagaagaacccggaggagaaccaggaggagctggaggaggacagCACCATCCGGTTCATCTTCACACACCAGTCCAGCTCTCCCAGCGCCAAAGCCGATGAAGGAGAACCTCTACCGAGCACCTCAGCCGAGCAGGACCAGGAGAAGACcgacgacgatgatgatgatgccgcTTCCATCGGTTCCTCTACAGCCAACAGCGACGAGGACTGGAGGGCCAGCATGGATTCCCAGAGCGAAGACAGCGACAGCAAGAGGGACAAGacgaagaaaaagaaagttCCTCGCCTGCCGATGGTGCCGAAGCAGCTCctgaacaaacagaacaaatcccGGATCAGCTGTAAAGTGTGCAGTAAAGCCTTCCACGCCATCGTCTCTCTGGTGAACCACATGGAGGTTCACTCCAAGGACGTGTGTGGCGTCTGCGGCGAACGCTTTGACGACGACGAGAGCTTCAGGATTCACCTCAAGACTCATGTGAAAGCAGAAATCTGCAGCTTGTGCGGGAAATGTTTTGGTGGCTTGAGTTCTCTGGAGACGCACATGAGGATCCACACGGGGGAGAAACCGTTCAACTGCAGCGAGTGTGGGAAGTCCTTCAACTGTCGCCACAATATGATGCGACACATCCGGATACACACCGGAGAGAGACCGTACACCTGCACCGTCTGCAGGAAGTCCTTCAACGACTACTCCACTTTGAAACGCCACCTGATGGTTCACATTCGCAAGATCAACCAGAACCCAAACAATACAGACGAAAATGACAACGATGACAAGAAGATCAAGGCGCCGTCACTGAAAACGACACAGTCCCGCACCATGTGTGAAGTGTGTGGGAAAATGTTCCACTCCCTCGTTTCTCTGGTCAATCACGCCAAAAGTCACGCCACGGACCTCTGCGGTGTTTGTGGGACGCATTTCGAGTCGGAGGAAAATTTGAAACTTCATCTGAAAACTCACAAAAATGGGAAAGTGTGCGAAGTGTGCGGCAAGTGTTTTGACAGTCAGGGCAGCCTGGAGATGCACATGAGGATCCACACGGGGGAGAAACCGTTCCTGTGCAGCGAGTGCGGGAAGTCCTTTAACTGTCGACACAACATGACTCGACACATCCGGACACACACGGGGGAGAAACCGTACCTCTGCAACGTCTGCGGCCGCTCATTCAGTGACCACACCAGTCTGAAgcaacacagcagcacacacagcgGAGAGAAACCGCATCGCTGTGACGTCTGTGGAAAAGGTTTCCACCGAAAGACGTACGTCAGGCTGCACATGAAGAGCCACACGACTAAGAAGTGA